In one Candidatus Nealsonbacteria bacterium genomic region, the following are encoded:
- a CDS encoding PrgI family protein has protein sequence MEFSIPQFIEMETKIVGPFTWRQFIFLGGAGIIIFFLYFILSNFYLFLVIAFILAITAFSFALIKIGNRPLLSVLISFVFFNISSKVYTWRKKQTEPRLVYKKEKVKAGKEKAEPAALLKITKQGRLKDLSTQIELKTK, from the coding sequence ATGGAATTTTCTATTCCCCAATTTATTGAAATGGAAACGAAGATAGTTGGTCCTTTTACTTGGCGCCAGTTTATTTTTCTTGGTGGAGCTGGAATTATTATTTTTTTTCTCTATTTTATCTTAAGTAATTTTTACCTTTTCCTTGTCATTGCTTTTATTCTGGCAATTACAGCCTTCAGCTTCGCCTTAATTAAAATTGGGAACCGGCCCTTGTTAAGCGTATTAATAAGCTTTGTATTTTTTAATATTTCATCGAAAGTCTATACCTGGAGAAAAAAACAAACAGAGCCAAGGCTTGTTTATAAAAAAGAAAAAGTAAAGGCCGGAAAAGAAAAAGCCGAACCAGCTGCTTTATTGAAAATAACCAAGCAAGGCCGTTTAAAAGATTTATCAACTCAAATTGAACTCAAAACGAAATAA
- the rsmA gene encoding ribosomal RNA small subunit methyltransferase A codes for MLCYNVLRTVISIKIVKNLLKKYKVRPSKRFGQNFLIDRNVLRKIITTADLRSKDVILEVGPGTGILTQGLAGKVKEVIAIEKDPKMVKILQETTKNLKNVKIIQGDILKLNTVNCRAITRSEATGSKNYKLKTTNYKLVANLPYYIVSPVIRKFLESNYPPKLMILMTQKEVAQRIIAKPPNMSLLAVSVQFYAKPEIVSYISKKSFWPQPKVDSAILKITPEKNQQRPDLCGLFFRIVRAGFSQPRKQLINNLARLRQGFGGQAKISETDRQKIENWLLKNKIRPSQRAETLSVQEWLKLTKTFNFT; via the coding sequence ATTCTCTGCTATAATGTTTTAAGAACCGTGATTTCAATAAAAATAGTCAAAAATTTATTAAAAAAATATAAAGTTCGCCCATCAAAAAGATTTGGTCAGAATTTTTTAATAGACAGAAATGTTCTCAGAAAAATTATAACAACTGCCGACCTTCGATCCAAAGACGTTATTTTAGAAGTAGGCCCCGGAACCGGCATTTTAACCCAAGGATTAGCCGGGAAAGTTAAGGAAGTAATCGCTATAGAAAAAGATCCTAAAATGGTTAAGATTTTACAAGAAACAACAAAAAATCTAAAAAATGTTAAAATTATTCAAGGCGATATTCTCAAGCTAAACACTGTTAATTGCAGAGCAATTACAAGGAGCGAAGCGACTGGTTCGAAAAACTACAAACTAAAAACTACAAACTATAAATTGGTGGCCAATTTACCATATTATATTGTTTCCCCGGTAATCCGTAAATTTTTAGAAAGCAATTACCCGCCAAAGCTGATGATTTTAATGACCCAAAAAGAAGTGGCCCAAAGAATTATAGCCAAACCTCCCAATATGAGTCTTTTGGCTGTTTCTGTCCAATTTTATGCTAAGCCAGAAATCGTCAGTTATATATCAAAAAAATCTTTCTGGCCTCAGCCCAAGGTTGATTCGGCTATATTAAAAATAACCCCTGAGAAAAACCAACAGAGGCCGGACCTCTGTGGTTTATTCTTTAGAATTGTTCGGGCTGGTTTTTCACAGCCGAGAAAACAACTAATTAATAATCTTGCCCGTCTTCGCCAAGGCTTTGGCGGACAAGCAAAAATTTCAGAAACTGACCGGCAAAAAATCGAAAACTGGCTTTTGAAAAATAAAATCCGGCCAAGTCAAAGAGCCGAAACTTTAAGTGTCCAGGAATGGTTAAAATTAACCAAGACCTTTAACTTTACTTGA
- a CDS encoding LysM peptidoglycan-binding domain-containing protein, with protein sequence MVRQLLAVWPLIQKGFWIFPKIIIKGLRDNLGGSLKDPLLYLGIISFFLFSFVSLGAPAFLRSLPGNTSSSLLSPIPSSRHFGQLSNNKLFLHQEKEQKFDFSLFSVLQGNAMLGVSTPVNISPQVLGALAEGNSSSLPETRDEILEYIVQSGDTLSGLAEKFDISLNTIVWANDLLKDSNLQIGQKLVILPVSGLIHHVKKGETISGITALYKAETDAIILLNDLSGDGDIVVGDILIIPNGQKPSLSSYIPVPAQMPLASSYFICPITSPCGISQGLHWYNAIDFTNGQCGEPIYAAAQGTVLKVKYGWNGGAGNYVSLLHLNGIVTMYGHLASMLVSPGQEVSQGQMIAKMGGKPGTPGAGTSTGCHVHFGVRGARNPFSR encoded by the coding sequence TTGGTCAGACAGTTGTTGGCTGTATGGCCCTTAATTCAGAAAGGATTCTGGATTTTTCCAAAGATAATTATAAAAGGACTTAGGGATAACCTCGGAGGATCTTTGAAAGACCCTCTGCTTTATTTAGGCATTATCTCCTTTTTTCTGTTTAGTTTCGTTTCTTTGGGAGCTCCGGCTTTTTTGAGGTCTCTGCCGGGCAACACTTCTTCATCGTTACTTTCTCCAATACCGTCTTCCCGGCATTTTGGTCAATTGAGCAATAATAAACTTTTTTTACATCAAGAGAAGGAACAGAAATTTGATTTTTCTCTTTTCAGTGTCTTACAAGGAAATGCCATGCTGGGTGTTTCTACGCCGGTAAATATTTCTCCCCAAGTTTTAGGAGCTTTGGCAGAAGGAAATTCTAGCAGCTTGCCAGAGACAAGAGACGAAATTCTTGAATACATCGTTCAGTCGGGCGACACCTTGTCTGGTTTGGCCGAAAAGTTTGATATTTCCTTAAATACCATCGTTTGGGCTAATGATCTTTTGAAGGATTCTAATCTTCAAATTGGCCAAAAGCTGGTTATCTTACCGGTTTCTGGGTTAATCCATCACGTAAAAAAGGGAGAAACAATAAGCGGTATAACTGCATTGTATAAGGCGGAAACTGACGCAATCATATTGTTGAACGATCTTTCTGGGGACGGAGATATTGTTGTGGGAGATATTTTAATTATTCCGAACGGCCAAAAGCCTTCTTTGTCAAGCTATATACCAGTGCCTGCCCAGATGCCGTTAGCTTCAAGTTATTTTATCTGTCCCATTACATCTCCCTGCGGGATAAGCCAGGGACTTCATTGGTACAACGCCATAGACTTTACCAATGGACAATGCGGTGAACCAATTTATGCCGCAGCTCAGGGAACAGTATTAAAGGTAAAATATGGCTGGAACGGCGGGGCAGGAAATTATGTAAGTCTTTTACATCTTAATGGGATAGTAACAATGTATGGCCACTTAGCTTCAATGTTAGTTAGCCCGGGGCAAGAAGTTTCGCAGGGTCAAATGATAGCGAAAATGGGCGGAAAGCCCGGAACACCCGGAGCCGGCACATCTACTGGCTGCCATGTTCACTTTGGAGTTCGTGGCGCCAGAAATCCGTTTAGTAGATAG
- a CDS encoding DUF87 domain-containing protein: protein MKIPFLKKKIKIPEKIFEDEPITAVDIIAPSSIEVGQSNLKFGDRMARSFFVFSFPRYIGSGWFSPLVNLESPLDISLFINPTDTGTILKKLRKKVTEIQSEIIDKEEKGLVRDPALETAYRDLESLRDKLMSAQERMFKFGLYLTIYGDNEQELKNTENTLRSIFESRLIYIKPALFRQREGFVSTSPYGLDLMQVYTPMNTGPLSSCFPFISFDLSSNEGILYGLNLHNNSLVLFDRFSLENANSVVFGKAGGGKSYAVKLEILRLLMQGVDVIIIDPENEYESLSDAVDGSFFKISLTSPNHLNPFDLPIPREDERPEDILRSNIINLVGLLRIMLGGLTPEEDAIIDRALTETYAAKDITPESDFSKIEPPLMQDLESVLDSMEGAESLVTRVRKFTRGTFASFFNQPSNIKTTGHFVCFGIRDMEEELKQMAMFIVLRYVWNTIRSKLKKRILVVDEAWWLMQTEDGASFLFGIAKRARKYWLGVTTITQDVNDFMKSEYGQPIIANSALQLLMKQSPATIDIVKKTFNLTEEEKYLLLESSVGEGLFFAGQKHVALKIVASYGEDQLITTTPEEILKIRKAKKELGKPT from the coding sequence ATGAAAATACCTTTTTTAAAAAAGAAAATAAAAATTCCAGAAAAAATTTTTGAAGACGAGCCAATCACAGCTGTTGATATTATTGCGCCCTCGTCTATTGAAGTAGGTCAAAGTAATCTTAAATTCGGTGATAGAATGGCCAGATCTTTTTTTGTTTTCTCCTTTCCTAGATATATTGGCTCTGGCTGGTTTTCACCCCTTGTAAATTTAGAAAGCCCTCTTGATATTTCACTATTTATTAACCCAACTGACACAGGCACAATTTTAAAGAAGCTACGGAAAAAAGTTACCGAAATCCAATCTGAAATTATCGATAAAGAAGAAAAAGGGCTGGTACGCGACCCCGCCCTAGAAACAGCCTATCGAGACCTTGAGTCTTTAAGAGATAAGCTTATGTCGGCCCAGGAAAGAATGTTTAAATTCGGCCTTTATTTAACTATCTATGGCGATAACGAACAAGAATTAAAAAATACCGAGAATACTCTACGTTCAATTTTTGAATCGCGCTTAATCTACATTAAACCGGCCCTCTTTCGGCAAAGAGAAGGGTTTGTCTCAACCTCTCCTTACGGATTAGACCTCATGCAGGTTTATACCCCAATGAATACCGGCCCTCTTTCAAGTTGTTTTCCTTTTATCTCTTTTGACCTTTCTTCAAATGAAGGGATTTTATACGGCCTTAACCTTCACAATAATTCTTTGGTCTTATTTGACCGCTTCAGTCTGGAAAATGCGAATTCGGTCGTTTTCGGAAAGGCAGGCGGAGGAAAAAGTTATGCAGTAAAATTAGAAATTTTACGACTTCTAATGCAGGGCGTAGATGTTATTATTATTGACCCTGAAAATGAATATGAGTCTTTGTCTGATGCTGTTGACGGCTCCTTCTTTAAAATTTCCCTGACCTCTCCCAATCACCTTAATCCTTTTGATTTGCCAATTCCCAGAGAAGATGAAAGACCGGAAGATATTTTAAGATCGAATATTATCAACTTGGTTGGTCTTTTGAGAATTATGCTGGGGGGATTAACCCCGGAAGAAGATGCTATCATTGACCGGGCTTTAACCGAAACTTATGCCGCTAAAGATATTACTCCGGAGTCTGATTTTTCTAAGATTGAACCGCCTTTAATGCAAGATTTAGAATCCGTTTTGGATAGCATGGAAGGAGCAGAAAGTCTGGTTACAAGGGTGAGAAAATTTACCCGAGGAACTTTTGCCAGTTTTTTCAACCAGCCATCAAACATTAAAACAACGGGCCACTTTGTCTGTTTTGGCATCAGAGACATGGAAGAAGAATTAAAACAAATGGCAATGTTTATAGTCTTGAGGTATGTTTGGAATACCATCCGCTCAAAATTGAAAAAAAGAATTTTAGTGGTAGACGAGGCCTGGTGGTTAATGCAGACCGAAGATGGGGCTTCTTTCTTGTTTGGAATAGCAAAAAGAGCAAGAAAGTACTGGTTGGGAGTAACAACGATTACCCAGGATGTAAATGATTTTATGAAATCAGAATACGGCCAACCAATAATCGCCAACTCCGCCCTACAGCTTTTAATGAAACAAAGCCCTGCCACCATAGACATTGTTAAAAAAACTTTTAATCTGACTGAAGAAGAAAAATATTTATTATTAGAATCATCGGTCGGAGAAGGATTGTTTTTTGCCGGCCAAAAACATGTGGCGCTCAAGATCGTTGCCTCTTACGGGGAAGATCAGTTAATCACTACTACTCCCGAAGAAATCCTGAAAATAAGAAAAGCAAAGAAAGAACTGGGTAAACCCACCTAA